Genomic DNA from Streptomyces sp. PCS3-D2:
TGGACCAGGAGCATGTGGCTCGCCTGGCCGAGGTCGACGCCCCCCTCCCCCCGATCCTCGTCCGCCGGTCCGACATGCGCGTCATCGACGGCATGCACCGGCTCATGGCTGCCTTGGTCCGCGGCCAGACCAGCATCGACGTCGAATTCTTCGAAGGAAGCCCGGCAGACTCCTTCCTTCTGGCGGTCCGGGCCAACATCGCCCACGGCCTCCCGCTTTCCCAAGCCGATCGGCGCGCCGCCGCATCCCGGATCATCGCGTCACATCCACACATGTCCGATCGTGCCATCGCCCGGGCCTCGGGCCTGGGAGCCAAAGCCATAGCGACAATCAGGCGCCGTTCAAGTGACGACCTGCCGCAGTTGAGCGTTCGGATCGGACGCGACGGGCGAGCCCGTCCACTGAACAACGTTGATGGCCGATGGCGTGCGGCGGAACTCATGGCCGAGAATCCGCACGCCTCGTTGCGTGAAGTGGCCCGGCTCGCGAAGATATCGCCCGCTACGGTGAGCGATGTACGCAAGCGCATCCAGTCCGGCGAACTGCCGGCAGCCGTACGGCCTCACGCTGACCAAGGCACACCAGAAGTCACACACTCCACCAAGTCACGGGCAGGTGCCGGCGCCGTAGCAGACGCAGCCGTCAGGATGCCCGCGCAGGGCGGCCGCCTGCAGCCCAACCGCAGGCCACGGACGCCTGCACCGGACCCCGCTGTGGTGCTCAACAAACTCTTGCGGGACCCCTCCATGCGCCTCAAGGAGGAAGGACGACACCTCCTGCGAATCCTGCAACAGAACGCATCGGCGGAGTGGTACCAGCTGACCGAAGCGGTACCGCCCCACTGCGGGGAGCTGGTGGGGAGCTTGGCGCGCCAGTATGCCGCCACCTGGCTGGAGTTCGCGCAGCATCTGGATGAGCGCGATCGAGCCGTCCCTCAGAGAGCGACCTACTGATATGCGCTGGTTCCAGCCACCTCCATCCCACCCTCACACGTACCAAACTGCCCACAGGTTCACTGACTATTCCCATAGATACGCAAAGCCTTGCCCCAGGGTCCGAAGCTAGAGGATAGGTCCTGGC
This window encodes:
- a CDS encoding ParB N-terminal domain-containing protein; translated protein: MSRPTAPPFSSVAAPAPYEVPARTIASVTIATLLPGESPRSEGLDQEHVARLAEVDAPLPPILVRRSDMRVIDGMHRLMAALVRGQTSIDVEFFEGSPADSFLLAVRANIAHGLPLSQADRRAAASRIIASHPHMSDRAIARASGLGAKAIATIRRRSSDDLPQLSVRIGRDGRARPLNNVDGRWRAAELMAENPHASLREVARLAKISPATVSDVRKRIQSGELPAAVRPHADQGTPEVTHSTKSRAGAGAVADAAVRMPAQGGRLQPNRRPRTPAPDPAVVLNKLLRDPSMRLKEEGRHLLRILQQNASAEWYQLTEAVPPHCGELVGSLARQYAATWLEFAQHLDERDRAVPQRATY